A single window of Acidimicrobiales bacterium DNA harbors:
- a CDS encoding cob(I)yrinic acid a,c-diamide adenosyltransferase has protein sequence MSKDDPLPRAYGTVDEAQAAIGLARAECRGSDTETVLVRAERDLWVVMAELASADLPRERLRPGETLVTDDMVARLESEIDRLMATFEMPREFVVPGGGRLAASLDFARCVVRRAEREVLCVAHEDSRVVAYLNRLSDLLWVMARCAEEETLTARGDAS, from the coding sequence GTGTCGAAAGACGACCCTCTCCCGCGCGCCTACGGCACCGTCGACGAAGCCCAGGCGGCGATCGGCCTGGCCCGGGCGGAGTGCAGGGGATCCGATACGGAGACGGTGCTGGTACGGGCCGAGAGGGACCTGTGGGTAGTGATGGCCGAGCTGGCCTCGGCCGACTTGCCGCGTGAGCGCCTCCGACCCGGCGAGACGCTCGTCACCGACGACATGGTCGCCCGCCTCGAGTCGGAGATCGACCGTCTCATGGCGACGTTCGAGATGCCGCGAGAGTTCGTCGTACCCGGAGGCGGGAGGTTGGCGGCGTCCCTGGACTTCGCCAGATGCGTGGTGCGGCGAGCCGAACGCGAAGTGCTGTGCGTGGCACACGAGGATTCCCGAGTGGTGGCATATCTGAACCGGCTCTCGGACCTGCTGTGGGTGATGGCGCGATGCGCCGAGGAGGAGACGTTGACTGCGCGAGGCGACGCTTCCTGA
- a CDS encoding methionine synthase: MTSTSTYLAAVAERVVIFDGATGTNLQRLGLGPDDFGGPQYEGCNEHLVLTRPDVIADLHASFFEVGVDVVETDTFGAFAVPLREYGLEDKAYEINRRAAEIARAVADKYSTESQPRWVAGSIGPGTKLPSLGQIRFAELLNHYEVQARGLLEGGVDLIIIETQYDLLGAKAAMIASRRAMQAAGRQVPLQVQVTIEQNGRMLPGTEIGAALAALDAMRPDVIGLNCATGPAEMFEHVRYLSEHARMPISVIPNAGLPQVVDGEMHYDLTPSELASHLAEFITELGVRVVGGCCGTTPEHLAEVVRRCRGLSPAPRDPVHEPGAASIYSFTPFRQETSFLIIGERANANGSKRFREAMLAEDWETCVRIAREQVTEGAHLVDVCVDYTGRDGVGDMDQIASRLAAQSPVPLVLDSTEPEVMEAGLQWIGGRAVLNSANLEDGDAPGSRCDRVFSLAREYGAAVICLLIDEEGQARDLDWKMRIAHRLYRIATERYGLEPGDLIFDALTFPLGTGGEEYRRDAIATIEAIRRIKAELPGVFTTLGVSNVSFGLSPAIRPVLNSVFLHECLEAGLDSAIVHAGRIVPLSRIPEEQRRVCLDLIYDRRTDSYDPLLTLMNMFSDVEVESRPKEDRSSWPVGRRLARRIVDGDREGLEADLDEALETMTPLEIINEHLLEGMKEVGELFASGEMQLPFVLQSAETMKAAVAYLEPHMEKVEGSRRGKLVLATVKGDVHDIGKNLVDIILSNNGYEVHNLGIKVPIADMIAKAEEVGADAIGMSGLLVKSTLIMRENLEELNRRGLSHIPVLLGGAALTRTYVERDLRKVYEGRVFYGRDAFEGLRVMDRLMRIKKGEEPDDPSWGREPVESTVRSRIATRGRQADVELPRRSPEVATDNPIPRPPFLGSRTVKGLPIDEIAAYLNETALFRNQWQFRPNKGESDEDFKARIRPVLAEQLAVAKERGILVPQVVYGYFPVNADGDDLVVFEEDDRVNERVRFHFPRQKEHPWLCIADFFRPIESGEADYAAFHIVTMGPQVSRVTAELFQSGRYREYLFMHGLGVEMAEALAEYWHKRIREEWGIADEDGPTLQALFRQQYRGGRYSWGYPACPDLEDNFLVWKLLEAERIGVVVGEDTAWQFQPEQTTSAIICHHPQAKYFVAR; encoded by the coding sequence GTGACTTCCACCTCCACGTACCTCGCCGCGGTCGCCGAACGCGTCGTCATCTTCGACGGCGCCACCGGCACGAACCTGCAGCGTCTCGGGCTCGGACCGGACGACTTCGGAGGACCGCAGTACGAGGGGTGCAACGAACACCTCGTCCTCACCCGTCCCGACGTGATCGCTGACTTGCACGCTTCGTTCTTCGAAGTAGGAGTCGACGTGGTGGAGACGGACACGTTCGGCGCGTTCGCCGTTCCGCTGCGCGAGTACGGCCTCGAGGACAAGGCGTACGAGATCAACCGTCGTGCCGCCGAGATCGCGAGAGCGGTGGCGGACAAGTACTCGACCGAATCCCAGCCCCGATGGGTGGCCGGTTCCATAGGCCCGGGAACGAAACTCCCCTCCCTCGGACAGATCCGCTTCGCGGAGCTGCTCAACCACTACGAAGTCCAGGCCAGAGGACTTCTCGAAGGCGGCGTCGACCTGATAATCATCGAGACCCAATACGACCTGCTGGGAGCCAAGGCGGCGATGATCGCCTCACGCCGCGCCATGCAGGCGGCCGGCAGGCAGGTGCCGCTGCAGGTCCAGGTGACGATCGAGCAGAACGGTCGAATGCTCCCCGGCACCGAGATCGGCGCCGCCCTGGCGGCACTGGACGCGATGCGCCCCGATGTGATCGGTCTCAACTGTGCGACGGGCCCGGCGGAGATGTTCGAACACGTCCGCTACCTCTCCGAGCACGCCCGGATGCCGATCTCGGTGATCCCCAACGCCGGACTCCCCCAGGTCGTCGACGGCGAGATGCACTACGACCTGACGCCGTCAGAGCTCGCATCCCACCTCGCCGAGTTCATCACCGAGCTCGGCGTTCGCGTCGTCGGCGGGTGCTGTGGCACGACCCCGGAGCACCTCGCCGAAGTGGTGCGCCGATGTCGTGGGCTCTCGCCCGCTCCCCGTGATCCGGTGCACGAGCCGGGGGCGGCTTCCATCTACAGCTTCACGCCCTTCCGCCAGGAGACCTCTTTCCTCATCATCGGCGAGCGCGCGAACGCCAACGGCTCGAAGCGCTTCAGGGAAGCGATGCTCGCCGAGGACTGGGAGACCTGTGTGCGCATCGCGCGGGAGCAGGTCACCGAGGGAGCACACCTCGTAGACGTCTGCGTCGACTACACCGGGCGCGACGGGGTCGGAGACATGGACCAGATCGCGTCACGCCTCGCCGCCCAGTCCCCGGTGCCTCTCGTGCTCGACTCCACCGAACCAGAGGTGATGGAAGCCGGCCTGCAGTGGATCGGCGGGCGGGCCGTGCTCAACTCGGCGAACCTCGAAGACGGCGACGCGCCCGGCTCGAGGTGCGACAGGGTCTTCTCCCTGGCGAGGGAGTACGGCGCTGCGGTGATATGCCTGCTCATCGACGAAGAGGGACAGGCGCGCGACCTCGACTGGAAGATGCGGATAGCCCACAGGCTCTACCGCATAGCCACAGAGCGGTATGGGCTCGAACCTGGTGATCTCATCTTCGACGCCCTCACCTTCCCGCTCGGGACCGGAGGCGAGGAGTACAGGAGAGACGCGATCGCCACGATCGAGGCGATCCGCCGGATCAAGGCCGAGTTACCCGGCGTGTTCACGACGCTCGGGGTGTCGAACGTGTCCTTCGGTCTCTCCCCTGCGATCAGGCCGGTGCTGAACTCCGTCTTCCTACACGAGTGCCTCGAGGCGGGTCTCGACTCTGCGATCGTCCACGCCGGGCGGATAGTCCCACTCAGCCGCATACCCGAAGAACAGCGTCGGGTTTGTCTCGACCTCATCTACGACAGGCGCACCGACTCCTACGACCCGTTGCTCACGCTCATGAACATGTTCTCCGACGTCGAGGTCGAGAGTCGCCCGAAGGAGGACCGCTCGTCGTGGCCGGTGGGTAGACGACTCGCCCGCCGGATCGTCGACGGCGACCGGGAAGGGCTCGAGGCCGACCTCGACGAGGCCCTCGAGACGATGACTCCCCTGGAGATCATCAACGAGCATCTCCTCGAGGGGATGAAAGAGGTCGGCGAGCTGTTCGCCTCCGGAGAGATGCAGCTCCCGTTCGTCCTGCAGTCCGCCGAGACGATGAAGGCCGCCGTCGCCTACCTCGAACCCCACATGGAGAAGGTCGAGGGCTCGAGGCGAGGAAAGCTGGTGCTGGCGACCGTGAAGGGCGACGTGCACGACATCGGCAAGAACCTCGTCGACATCATCCTCTCGAACAACGGGTACGAGGTGCACAACCTCGGCATCAAGGTGCCGATCGCAGACATGATCGCAAAGGCGGAGGAGGTGGGAGCCGACGCCATAGGCATGAGCGGCCTGCTCGTGAAGAGCACGCTGATCATGAGGGAGAACCTGGAGGAGCTGAACCGGCGAGGCCTCTCCCACATCCCCGTGCTGCTCGGTGGGGCTGCTCTCACTCGCACCTATGTGGAGCGGGACCTGCGCAAGGTTTACGAGGGACGTGTCTTCTACGGCCGAGACGCCTTCGAGGGGCTGCGGGTGATGGATCGTCTGATGAGGATCAAGAAGGGTGAAGAGCCTGACGATCCGTCGTGGGGCCGGGAGCCGGTCGAGTCGACCGTGAGATCGCGCATCGCGACCCGAGGTCGACAGGCGGACGTCGAGCTACCCAGGCGCTCGCCCGAAGTCGCAACCGACAACCCGATCCCCCGTCCACCTTTCCTCGGGTCGCGAACCGTGAAGGGCCTCCCCATCGACGAGATAGCGGCATATCTCAACGAGACCGCGCTCTTCCGCAACCAGTGGCAGTTCAGGCCGAACAAGGGCGAGTCGGACGAGGACTTCAAGGCACGTATCAGACCAGTCCTGGCCGAGCAGCTGGCAGTGGCCAAGGAACGGGGGATCCTCGTACCGCAAGTCGTGTACGGCTACTTCCCCGTGAACGCCGACGGAGACGACCTCGTCGTCTTCGAGGAAGACGACCGGGTGAACGAACGCGTCCGGTTCCACTTCCCCAGGCAGAAGGAGCACCCCTGGCTATGCATCGCCGACTTCTTCCGACCGATCGAGAGCGGCGAGGCCGACTACGCGGCGTTCCACATCGTGACGATGGGGCCGCAGGTTTCCCGAGTGACCGCCGAACTCTTCCAGAGCGGCCGCTACCGGGAGTATCTGTTCATGCACGGGCTCGGAGTCGAGATGGCGGAGGCCCTGGCGGAGTATTGGCACAAGCGCATACGCGAAGAGTGGGGCATCGCCGACGAGGACGGTCCGACGCTCCAAGCCCTCTTCCGCCAGCAGTATCGGGGCGGACGCTACTCGTGGGGGTATCCCGCGTGTCCCGACCTCGAAGACAACTTCCTCGTCTGGAAGCTTCTCGAAGCCGAGCGGATCGGTGTCGTGGTGGGCGAAGACACCGCGTGGCAGTTCCAGCCGGAGCAGACCACTTCGGCGATCATCTGTCACCACCCTCAGGCGAAGTACTTCGTCGCTCGCTGA
- a CDS encoding molybdopterin biosynthesis protein MoeB translates to MATFRELLEQTRRRIREVDPAEADRLRREEGAVVLDVREPDEYEQGAIPGAVHIPRGVLETQVESRLPQRDKKIVVHCAGGVRSAFAAETLQQLGYTDVVSMAGGFNRWKDEGREWVRPKILTPAQRNRYHRHLLLPEVGEEGQIRLLESKVLLLGAGGLGSPAALYLAAAGVGTLGIVDMDFVDESNLQRQILHNVERVGERKVDSAKKTLTALNPDVDVVAHDVRLGAENVVELLSQYDLVIDGADNFPTRYLLNDASLKTGTPVVHGSIFRFEGQVSVFVPYEGPCYRCLVPEPPPAELAPSCAEAGVLGVLPGIVGSIQALEALKLLLGIGEPLVGKLLAYDALEASFRTFRLNRDPKCPACSLQPDQIPIAEYDEYCMPHPVDQGGR, encoded by the coding sequence ATGGCGACGTTCAGAGAGCTTCTCGAGCAGACCCGTCGCAGGATCAGAGAAGTCGATCCCGCCGAGGCCGATCGGCTCAGGAGGGAGGAGGGCGCCGTAGTCCTCGACGTCCGTGAGCCCGACGAGTACGAGCAGGGCGCGATCCCCGGTGCCGTGCACATTCCCCGAGGAGTGTTGGAGACCCAGGTCGAATCGCGGCTACCCCAGCGGGACAAGAAGATCGTCGTGCACTGCGCCGGAGGGGTGCGCTCCGCCTTCGCGGCGGAGACCCTCCAGCAGCTCGGGTACACCGACGTCGTGTCGATGGCCGGGGGGTTCAACCGGTGGAAGGACGAGGGGCGCGAATGGGTGAGGCCGAAGATCCTCACGCCGGCGCAGCGCAACCGCTACCACCGACACCTCCTGCTCCCCGAGGTGGGGGAGGAGGGTCAGATCCGCCTCCTCGAATCGAAAGTGCTTCTGCTGGGTGCAGGTGGGCTCGGCTCTCCGGCTGCTCTTTACCTGGCGGCGGCCGGGGTGGGGACGCTCGGCATCGTGGACATGGACTTCGTGGACGAGTCGAACCTGCAGCGGCAGATCTTGCACAACGTGGAGCGGGTCGGCGAGCGGAAAGTGGACTCGGCGAAGAAGACCCTCACCGCCCTGAATCCCGACGTCGACGTCGTCGCCCACGACGTGCGCCTCGGCGCAGAGAACGTGGTGGAGTTGTTGTCCCAGTACGACCTCGTGATCGACGGTGCGGACAACTTCCCCACCCGCTACCTGTTGAACGACGCTTCGCTGAAGACCGGCACGCCGGTGGTGCACGGGTCGATCTTCCGGTTCGAGGGTCAGGTGAGCGTCTTCGTCCCGTACGAGGGTCCCTGCTACAGGTGCCTGGTCCCCGAACCGCCGCCCGCCGAGCTCGCACCGTCGTGTGCGGAGGCGGGTGTGTTGGGCGTCCTTCCCGGCATCGTCGGATCGATCCAGGCGTTGGAGGCCCTGAAGCTGCTGTTGGGCATCGGGGAGCCGTTGGTGGGTAAGCTGCTCGCCTACGATGCTCTGGAAGCGTCCTTCAGGACCTTCCGCCTGAACCGCGACCCCAAGTGCCCCGCGTGCAGCCTGCAGCCAGACCAGATCCCGATAGCCGAGTACGACGAGTACTGCATGCCCCATCCGGTGGATCAGGGCGGGAGGTAG
- a CDS encoding transferase produces MGSSALRSLVIVGAGGFGREVLDIVEAINRVEPTWRVLGFLDDDIASAKGPLERRGAPLLGPVEALSDFDACYVIGIGDGAARRRVDLVARELGLEAATLVHPSATLGSDLRIAPGAVIAAGARVTTNVTIGRHFHLNLNATVGHDCVIGDYVTVNPSVNISGNVRIGTGSVLGSHVAVIPGVTVGEWVVVGAGAVVIRDLPPGSTAVGVPARPISERRSTSPEGGDR; encoded by the coding sequence ATGGGATCCTCGGCGCTTCGCTCCCTGGTGATCGTAGGAGCCGGTGGTTTCGGGAGGGAGGTGCTCGACATCGTCGAGGCGATCAACCGGGTCGAGCCGACTTGGCGCGTACTCGGTTTCCTCGACGACGACATTGCGAGTGCCAAAGGCCCGTTGGAGCGCAGAGGCGCGCCTCTCCTGGGCCCGGTGGAAGCCTTGTCCGACTTCGACGCCTGCTACGTGATCGGCATCGGTGACGGCGCTGCGAGGCGACGGGTGGATCTGGTGGCCCGTGAACTCGGCCTCGAAGCGGCGACTCTGGTGCATCCTTCTGCGACGCTCGGGTCGGACCTGCGGATCGCACCGGGCGCAGTGATCGCCGCAGGGGCTCGGGTCACGACGAACGTGACGATAGGACGCCACTTCCACCTGAACCTGAACGCCACCGTCGGCCACGACTGCGTAATAGGCGACTATGTGACGGTGAATCCCAGCGTGAACATCTCCGGCAACGTGAGGATCGGAACGGGATCGGTGCTCGGCTCGCACGTGGCCGTAATTCCGGGCGTCACCGTCGGCGAGTGGGTCGTGGTCGGAGCGGGCGCGGTGGTGATCAGGGACCTTCCTCCCGGGTCCACTGCCGTAGGGGTACCGGCCCGTCCGATCAGCGAGCGACGAAGTACTTCGCCTGAGGGTGGTGACAGATGA
- a CDS encoding dihydrolipoamide acetyltransferase component of pyruvate dehydrogenase complex, translating into MTDVVMPKLGETVTEGTITKWLKQPGERVERDETLFEVSTDKVDTEVPAPSSGVLVEILVAEGETVPVGTRLAVIDERAPDAGQPVRDEPVRDEDAPARAADEPDTQAGETAPEASHVPVEPSTTTEPTVLSESRPPARDLLASPLVRRIAREYGIDLSTVRGSGPGGRITRADVERVARSSPPPRTTSRAATARTGEARALQAADARSSRPLRMAEEAVAAPGEASRTRRVPMSRIRRLTGERMSASWTVAPHAVTSVEVDYEAVERVRRAHKDEFRAREGVPLTYLPFVARAVIDALADFPHVNATVAEGELVVYDYVNLAVAVDLDFEGLVAPVIRDAQDMRLAAIARSIHDLARRARERKLSVDDITGGTFTITNAGSYGTHMIIPIIDQPQVAILSTDGVGRKPVVVTADDGTEAVAIRSVGLLTMSWDHRAFDGAYSAAFLARVREILEGRDWEGELW; encoded by the coding sequence ATGACGGACGTGGTGATGCCGAAGTTGGGCGAGACCGTCACCGAGGGGACGATCACCAAGTGGCTGAAGCAGCCCGGCGAGAGGGTGGAACGGGACGAGACCCTCTTCGAGGTCTCCACCGACAAGGTCGACACCGAGGTGCCGGCCCCCTCCTCGGGTGTGCTGGTCGAGATCCTGGTCGCCGAGGGAGAGACCGTGCCGGTGGGGACCCGCCTGGCTGTGATCGACGAGAGGGCGCCCGATGCGGGCCAACCGGTGAGAGACGAACCCGTGAGAGACGAAGACGCGCCCGCGCGGGCAGCAGACGAACCCGATACGCAGGCGGGAGAAACAGCGCCGGAAGCATCGCACGTGCCCGTCGAGCCTTCGACCACTACGGAGCCCACGGTCCTCTCCGAGTCCCGACCCCCTGCTCGTGACTTGCTCGCCTCCCCGTTGGTGAGGCGAATCGCCCGAGAGTACGGCATAGACCTCTCTACGGTGCGGGGTTCCGGCCCCGGTGGCCGGATAACACGAGCAGACGTCGAGAGAGTAGCCAGGTCGTCGCCGCCTCCGAGGACGACGAGCCGGGCGGCTACGGCGCGGACCGGCGAGGCTCGGGCGCTCCAGGCGGCGGATGCGCGTTCCTCTCGCCCGTTGCGCATGGCCGAGGAGGCCGTCGCCGCTCCGGGAGAGGCGAGCCGCACGAGGCGTGTCCCCATGTCGAGGATCCGTCGTCTCACCGGCGAACGGATGAGCGCATCGTGGACCGTGGCGCCTCACGCCGTGACTTCCGTCGAGGTGGATTACGAAGCCGTCGAGCGTGTGCGGCGAGCGCACAAGGACGAGTTCCGGGCCAGGGAAGGCGTGCCGCTCACCTACCTCCCCTTCGTGGCACGAGCCGTGATAGACGCTCTGGCGGACTTCCCGCACGTCAACGCGACCGTCGCAGAGGGCGAGCTGGTCGTCTACGACTACGTGAACCTGGCCGTTGCGGTCGATCTCGACTTCGAGGGACTCGTGGCGCCGGTCATACGTGACGCCCAGGACATGAGGTTGGCGGCCATAGCCAGGTCCATCCACGATCTCGCTCGGCGTGCCAGGGAGCGGAAGTTGAGTGTCGACGACATCACCGGCGGGACTTTCACCATCACCAACGCCGGTTCGTACGGCACGCACATGATCATCCCGATCATCGACCAGCCGCAGGTGGCGATCCTCTCCACGGACGGCGTCGGCCGCAAGCCGGTGGTGGTCACCGCCGACGACGGCACGGAGGCCGTGGCGATCCGTTCGGTGGGACTGCTCACCATGAGCTGGGATCACCGTGCGTTCGACGGCGCGTACTCGGCCGCCTTCTTGGCTCGTGTGCGTGAGATCTTGGAGGGACGTGACTGGGAAGGTGAGCTGTGGTGA
- the cobB2 gene encoding NAD-dependent protein deacetylase 2, with protein MDFPDPVLEARRLVDAAGRIVVLAGAGISTDSGIPDFRGPQGLWTKNPAAERAAHIDVYVSDPEVRKQAWRSRLEMLGVQRRPNPGHMALVHLERRGKLQLLVTQNVDGLHHAAGNDPDLVVEVHGNVREAVCLSCGRRKLMLEVLERVKAGEEDPRCPECGGILKSATVSFGQPLDPDHLRRAHEAARTCDLMMAVGTSLTVFPICEIVPLAAAHGAAVVIVNGEPTPYDDIADVVVRGSLSETLPVIVGSARL; from the coding sequence GTGGACTTTCCCGACCCTGTGCTCGAGGCACGGCGCCTCGTCGACGCCGCTGGGCGGATCGTCGTCTTGGCGGGCGCCGGGATCTCGACGGACAGCGGCATACCGGACTTCCGTGGGCCGCAGGGTCTATGGACCAAGAACCCGGCAGCCGAACGAGCGGCCCACATCGACGTGTACGTGTCCGATCCCGAGGTTCGCAAGCAGGCATGGCGATCCAGGCTCGAGATGCTCGGTGTGCAGCGCAGGCCAAACCCGGGACACATGGCCCTCGTACACCTCGAGCGCAGGGGGAAGCTGCAGCTGCTGGTCACACAGAACGTCGACGGTCTGCATCACGCCGCCGGGAACGATCCCGACCTCGTCGTCGAAGTGCACGGGAACGTCCGCGAGGCCGTCTGCCTGTCATGCGGGAGGCGGAAGCTCATGCTGGAGGTACTCGAGCGGGTGAAGGCCGGAGAGGAGGACCCGCGATGCCCGGAGTGCGGCGGCATCCTGAAATCTGCGACCGTCTCGTTCGGACAGCCGCTGGATCCCGACCACCTGCGAAGGGCCCACGAAGCTGCCAGAACCTGTGATCTGATGATGGCGGTGGGCACGAGCCTCACGGTGTTCCCAATCTGCGAGATCGTCCCCCTGGCCGCGGCGCACGGTGCCGCGGTCGTGATCGTCAACGGCGAGCCGACGCCCTACGACGACATCGCAGACGTCGTTGTGAGAGGGTCTTTGAGCGAGACCCTCCCCGTCATCGTCGGATCGGCTCGTCTCTGA
- the pepA gene encoding putative cytosol aminopeptidase has protein sequence MSGRPRSRSSAKSSSRSSRSAAESSPDSARETSGDLEPSIDPFAIGIVVRSTPASVELSSSAPVDLDALAVPVASDQMGDESRGLPWEYLRARGFDGSVGAVEAFPDDLGVTVFAVGVGPSDRVGVVELRRAAASLAAATRRQKVVATTIHEGASEGVSASEALRAVAEGLVLGSHSPRAAASDHDGRRFVLVGRGGRRGRTSIEDGRSVGRAVILARELVNAPASDLTPERFCEVAEGLFLAMDLEVEVWDARRIESESLGGLLGVSRGSASEPRLLIARYRTEKRSRGRVVLVGKGVTFDSGGLSLKSHEGMMSMRDDMGGAAAVVAALMAVAEMEMAVDVSVICPLAENMVDARSLKPGDVLRMRDGKTVEVLNTDAEGRLMLADALSLAAEEDPSVIVDVATLTGACHLALGSKIAGLFSTSDWLADSLCRAAEIADEPVWRLPLYHPYRRYLASDFADLRNVGVRQGAAIQAALFLGEFVPKGVPWAHLDIAGPVWSSDGTDPLWPRGGTGFGVRLLVEFLRSFRRHR, from the coding sequence ATGTCCGGCCGACCGAGATCCCGCTCCTCGGCGAAGTCGTCCTCTCGCTCGTCCCGTTCGGCGGCCGAGTCCTCTCCGGATTCGGCGAGGGAGACGTCCGGCGATTTGGAGCCCTCTATCGATCCGTTCGCGATCGGGATAGTCGTACGTAGCACTCCGGCATCAGTGGAGCTCTCGTCGAGCGCGCCCGTGGACTTGGACGCGTTGGCGGTGCCGGTCGCCTCCGACCAGATGGGAGACGAGAGCCGAGGTCTCCCGTGGGAGTACTTGCGAGCGAGGGGCTTCGACGGTTCGGTGGGTGCTGTGGAGGCGTTTCCCGACGATCTCGGGGTCACGGTCTTCGCCGTCGGTGTCGGACCCTCCGATCGGGTGGGTGTCGTGGAGCTTCGACGGGCGGCGGCTTCTCTGGCGGCAGCCACGAGGCGGCAGAAAGTGGTGGCCACCACCATCCACGAAGGCGCATCCGAGGGTGTCTCGGCGAGCGAAGCCCTACGGGCCGTGGCAGAGGGACTCGTGCTGGGATCCCATTCTCCTCGCGCCGCGGCGTCGGATCACGACGGCCGAAGGTTCGTGCTCGTGGGGAGGGGTGGCAGGCGCGGCCGGACCTCGATCGAGGACGGACGTTCTGTCGGACGAGCGGTGATCCTGGCGAGGGAGCTCGTGAACGCCCCGGCCTCAGACCTCACGCCCGAGCGTTTCTGTGAGGTCGCCGAAGGGCTCTTTCTGGCAATGGACCTGGAAGTGGAGGTGTGGGACGCGCGGCGCATCGAATCGGAGTCGCTCGGCGGGCTGTTGGGAGTGTCGCGAGGGTCGGCGTCCGAACCTCGCCTGCTCATCGCCAGGTACCGGACCGAGAAGCGCTCACGGGGTCGTGTGGTCTTGGTCGGAAAGGGGGTGACGTTCGACTCGGGTGGGCTCTCCCTGAAGTCGCACGAGGGGATGATGTCCATGCGGGACGACATGGGCGGTGCTGCCGCCGTGGTCGCAGCCCTCATGGCAGTTGCCGAGATGGAGATGGCCGTCGACGTGTCGGTGATCTGTCCGCTGGCGGAGAACATGGTCGACGCGCGGTCCCTGAAGCCCGGCGACGTGCTGAGGATGCGTGACGGGAAGACGGTGGAGGTGCTGAACACCGACGCCGAGGGTCGGCTGATGCTCGCCGACGCACTCAGCCTGGCCGCGGAGGAGGACCCGAGCGTGATAGTCGACGTGGCGACCCTCACGGGCGCTTGCCACCTCGCTCTCGGCTCGAAGATCGCAGGCCTGTTCTCCACCAGCGACTGGCTCGCCGACTCGTTGTGCAGAGCGGCGGAGATCGCAGACGAACCTGTCTGGCGGCTGCCCCTCTACCACCCCTACAGGAGGTATCTCGCAAGCGACTTCGCCGACCTTCGCAACGTCGGGGTGAGACAGGGTGCTGCCATTCAGGCGGCACTGTTCCTCGGCGAGTTTGTCCCCAAAGGCGTCCCGTGGGCGCATCTCGACATAGCCGGCCCGGTCTGGTCGTCCGACGGCACCGACCCCCTGTGGCCACGAGGCGGCACCGGTTTCGGGGTCCGTCTGCTTGTGGAGTTCCTCCGCTCGTTCCGACGACACCGCTGA
- a CDS encoding dipeptidase — protein sequence MTLSPEAASGSDPFALRLEKLREAMSRAGVDVTVVTAGADLVWLCGYEAMPLERMTALVVPSDREVATLVVPRLEAARVRLRTPAVEVAVWQEVDDPFDLVASLVHRPSTVAAGDEMWARFLLELMSRWSSATWIPASRLTGPLRARKEPAEIEWLRRAARAADEVVAALGSGEVRLVGRREADVAREIAERLVAAGHERASFVIVASGPNSASPHHEPGDRTIGRGEVVLCDFGGFVRDEHGVPWCSDVTRCLVTGTVPDEVLHVWRRLQMANAAAVGVAAKGVAACAVDRAARKVLEGEGLASHFVHRTGHGIGVAVHEHPYIVADNEEELEVGNVFSVEPGVYFEGEWGLRLEDIVAVRADGAEVLTGSPRHLMETES from the coding sequence ATGACGCTTTCGCCTGAGGCGGCCTCGGGCTCGGACCCTTTTGCGCTGCGGCTCGAGAAGCTCCGCGAAGCCATGTCACGGGCGGGTGTGGACGTGACGGTCGTGACTGCAGGGGCCGACCTGGTCTGGCTCTGCGGTTACGAGGCAATGCCGCTGGAGCGGATGACGGCGCTCGTGGTGCCGTCCGACAGGGAAGTCGCGACGTTGGTCGTGCCTCGGCTGGAAGCTGCGAGAGTGCGGTTGCGTACCCCGGCGGTCGAGGTGGCCGTGTGGCAAGAGGTCGACGATCCGTTCGACTTGGTCGCGTCGCTCGTTCACCGGCCGTCCACGGTCGCCGCGGGCGACGAGATGTGGGCGAGGTTCCTACTGGAGTTGATGAGCCGCTGGAGTTCGGCCACATGGATCCCCGCGTCCAGGCTCACCGGCCCTCTGCGGGCGAGGAAGGAACCGGCCGAGATCGAGTGGCTCCGCCGGGCTGCTCGGGCTGCCGACGAGGTGGTGGCCGCGCTCGGGAGCGGGGAGGTACGGCTCGTCGGTCGGAGGGAGGCCGATGTCGCTCGCGAGATAGCCGAGAGGCTCGTGGCGGCGGGGCACGAGCGTGCCTCGTTCGTGATAGTGGCGTCCGGACCGAATTCCGCGAGTCCTCACCACGAGCCCGGGGATCGCACCATCGGCAGGGGAGAAGTCGTCTTGTGCGATTTCGGGGGTTTCGTGCGCGACGAGCACGGCGTCCCGTGGTGTTCGGATGTGACGAGGTGCCTGGTCACCGGTACCGTCCCGGACGAGGTGCTCCACGTCTGGAGACGGCTCCAGATGGCGAACGCAGCTGCCGTGGGCGTCGCCGCGAAGGGTGTCGCCGCCTGTGCAGTGGACCGCGCTGCGAGAAAGGTCTTGGAGGGAGAAGGGCTGGCGAGTCATTTCGTCCATCGAACCGGACACGGCATCGGCGTGGCGGTACACGAACATCCCTACATAGTCGCCGACAACGAGGAAGAGCTCGAGGTGGGAAACGTCTTCTCCGTCGAGCCGGGGGTCTACTTCGAGGGCGAGTGGGGTCTCAGGCTCGAGGACATCGTCGCCGTCCGTGCAGACGGTGCAGAGGTGCTCACCGGCTCACCGAGGCACCTGATGGAGACGGAAAGCTGA